The following is a genomic window from Acidimicrobiales bacterium.
GGCAGGTGTATACGGACCGCCCCCTCGGTCCCCGGGTCCAGGGCATCGGGGCCCAGGATCCGCATCCGAACCGGATGCTCCCCGGAACCCAGGTAGACCACGTGGGCTCCCCGACGGGACACCGGGTGGTCCAGCCGGTCCAAGACTCGGAGGGAGGCATCAACCACCGTGGTGTGGTGCCACTGGTCGGACCGGACGAGAACGTGGCCCCGGACCACTTCGTCGTGGGCTACCCCAACCAGGTTGACCGCGCACCGGCTGCCCGGGGGTAGCTCGTCGCGTTCGGCATGGTGGTTCTGCAGGGAACGGACCCGCACCGGGCTCCCGGCCGGGTGAACAGCCAGCTCGTCGTCGGTGTGCAACCGACCGCCGGTGAGGGTGCCGGTTACCACCGTCCCGGCTCCCCGGGCCGAGAACGCCCGGTCGATCCACAGGCGGGGACGGCCGTGGTCGACGGCCGTCGGAGTGGCGGCCAGCAGGTCGTCCAGGGCGGCCCGTAGGTTGTCCAACCCCACCCCGGTCGGGGCGTCGGTGTTGACCACCGGTGCGCCTTCCAGGAAAGTGCCCGCTACCCGTTCCTCGACCTCTAGATGGGCCAGATCAACCAGGTCATCGTCAGCCGGACCGACTTTGGTCAGCGCCACCACGCCGTGTCTCACGCCGAGCAGTTCCAGGATACGGAGGTGCTCCTCGGACTGGGGCTTCCAACCCTCGGTGGCCGCCACCACGAACAGGCAGGCGTCGACTGCCCCCACCCCGGCCAGCATGTTTTTGATGAATCGGACATGGCCCGGCACATCGACCAGTGAGAGGGCAGCACCCGACGGCAGCGTCGTGGTGGCGAAGCCCAGGTCGATGGTCAGGCCCCGCGCTTTCTCCTCGGCGAACCGATCGGGATCGGTACCGGTCAGTGCCTCGACCAGGGTCGACTTGCCGTGGTCGACGTGGCCGGCCGTGGCGACGACGTGCACCGGATCAGGGGCCCGGCGGGGCAGCCGGTTCGGCAGGCGGATCCAGGTCGGCGATCGCCGCGGCGACCAGCCCGTCGTCGTCGGGGTGGACGGTCCGCAGGTCCAGCACGGTGGCGTTGTCGACCACCCGGGCGATCACCGGCAGTGGTCGATCCCGTAGCTCTGCCACCCGGTCTCCGGCCAGGGCCAGCCCGGCCGACGGGATTTCGACACCGGGCAGGGTCCCGCCACCGGGCACGGCCACTGTGTCGCTAGCCAAGTCGGGCGAGATCCTCTCGGCCCGGGTACGCAGGGCGGCGACCGGAACGGTGGCCATGCGCCAGAACGGGATGGCCTGTCCGTCCCGCGCCAGGTAGGCCAGGGCCAGGTCCTGGAGGGATCGCAGCACGAGGCTGCCCGGGCGTAGCGCCCGGGCCAGTGGATGGGCGGCGCACGCCGCCACCAGGTTGGCCTGACCGGCGATGACTCCGGCCTGGGGTCCACCCAGCAGCTTGTCGCCCGAGAAGGTAACCAGCGCTGCGCCGGAGGCCAGAGTCTGGCGGGCCGCTGGCTCGTCCTGGAGCCAGGCCGGGGGCCCGTCGGCCAGCCACGGACAGGCGGCATCTAGGAGACCCGACCCGATGTCGGCCACCACCGGTACCCCGAGTTCGGCCAGGTCGGCTACCGGGGTCGACTCGGTGAAGCCCTCAATGCGGTAGTTGGATCGGTGGACCGATAGGACTGCGGCGATGTCGGACCCAGGTGTCGCCACGGCGTCGGCGAAGTCCTCGATCCGGGTCCGGTTGGTGGTCCCCACCTCGACCAGGCGGGCACCGGACTGGCTTAGGACCTCCGGGATCCGGAAGCCGCCCCCGATCTCCACCAACTCGCCGCGTGACACAGCAACCTCTCGCCCGTCGGCCAGAGCAGCCAGGACCAGTAGGACGGCTGAGGCGCAGTTGTTGACCACCATGGCTGCCTCGGCGCCACAGGCCCGAGCCAGCAGGGCCGGGGCCCGTTCCTGCCGGGAACCCCGGGTACCGGTTTCCAGATCGAACTCCAGGGTGG
Proteins encoded in this region:
- the selA gene encoding L-seryl-tRNA(Sec) selenium transferase, which encodes MTAPDDPVPGSPSDRPPSVDRLARSLADSGLPHPLLVDAARAAVAEGDPAGAADRARDLVDETRRALLTEVVNATGVLLHTNLGRAPWGTTVGDGRYATLEFDLETGTRGSRQERAPALLARACGAEAAMVVNNCASAVLLVLAALADGREVAVSRGELVEIGGGFRIPEVLSQSGARLVEVGTTNRTRIEDFADAVATPGSDIAAVLSVHRSNYRIEGFTESTPVADLAELGVPVVADIGSGLLDAACPWLADGPPAWLQDEPAARQTLASGAALVTFSGDKLLGGPQAGVIAGQANLVAACAAHPLARALRPGSLVLRSLQDLALAYLARDGQAIPFWRMATVPVAALRTRAERISPDLASDTVAVPGGGTLPGVEIPSAGLALAGDRVAELRDRPLPVIARVVDNATVLDLRTVHPDDDGLVAAAIADLDPPAEPAAPPGP
- the selB gene encoding selenocysteine-specific translation elongation factor, translating into MHVVATAGHVDHGKSTLVEALTGTDPDRFAEEKARGLTIDLGFATTTLPSGAALSLVDVPGHVRFIKNMLAGVGAVDACLFVVAATEGWKPQSEEHLRILELLGVRHGVVALTKVGPADDDLVDLAHLEVEERVAGTFLEGAPVVNTDAPTGVGLDNLRAALDDLLAATPTAVDHGRPRLWIDRAFSARGAGTVVTGTLTGGRLHTDDELAVHPAGSPVRVRSLQNHHAERDELPPGSRCAVNLVGVAHDEVVRGHVLVRSDQWHHTTVVDASLRVLDRLDHPVSRRGAHVVYLGSGEHPVRMRILGPDALDPGTEGAVRIHLPEPLPLLPGDRFVLRESGRAETVGGGEVLDVDPTERASRARPDRSVDRVVRERGWVPVDELERLTGERREPDLDRWVVDPVVLHRTLEDLRNALADAGPRGLDLVGLGELARAAVVLLDDAEVEAGRLVAAGVDDPLADHPFVAALAASPFVPPSPDGVDRGELRELVRRGDVVEVEGIFFASSAVDAAGRLAARLLVDHPEGFTVSTFREEAGNTRKHAMPLLARLDATGMTRRRGDLRIAGPRLPEA